The following are from one region of the Advenella mimigardefordensis DPN7 genome:
- a CDS encoding NACHT domain-containing protein, whose product MKDKFVPLERHFSLIRKSESDQDDQEVGWVGLEPNPITWEDLKQEFRCVILAEAGAGKSFEMEAQANLTKKRGQVAFFIRIEDIEDDFENAFEVGSATAFESWLGSKEDAWFFLDSVDEARLEAPHNFEKAIKRFARRIKPAYQRAHIFISSRPYAWRARSDRELLERYIPYIKPTVEEVEKDRILEKVDDGQKNESQSALQVYLLDPLDESGIRLFAEHRGTPEIDKLIADLQRANLIAMAARPFDLEGILAKWALDQTLDGKYGLIQHNIDCWLDEIDPNRALRQPINREKARRGARLLAAAVVLTGEPGICVPDSVQPNKGIDAKTVLGDWEPTDVQALLERGIFNDALYGIVRFRHREVRDLLAAEWFCEQLKTGGSRNTIESWFLREQYGHLVVTPRLRPILPWLILLDGELQEKVLKMSPEIAVEGGDAAYLPVAVRKSILTDIVNRIANGDDERSVRDNSAIARIAQPDLSNDVLQLLLKYRNCDDAIFFLGRLVWQGEMRECVPTLIGIAIDHKRGIYARVAAIRAIMTCGEDIDIDNMMVELKRSVDAFPRQVLAEVLNNATPHMNSVKFLIEKIDKMEPYKRFESTGLSHALHGFIDRLTVDDSIAGPQPLETIVSGLNIFLCQTPHIGRGESHVSKKFLWLLGPAVHAVERLVSMRSEFALSSEALRIMLMVPAARFWQVEAFDEYKSNLYKAVPDWKRLNDALFWQSIEEARISRLEKNKFERLINVCSVQMLGHFWNFGIDRFWDVLGFVANRGFLDDKLVALSLAHRIYMLAEEPDDWLLELKRTVDGCANLSDFLEQILSPTTHPSILEFEEQEAIREEIRRNKKQELELSRKKWVKRLKAAPDIVRHPLTMKEGAISKDQYCLLREIDDSTIKTSRSGTANWRALIPEFGEEVALAYRDAAVSFWRNYTPGLGSDGDNIRSVPYALTFAMSGLEIEANEDDRFPANLIEADIRHALRYIVWELNGFPRWLEHLHRAAPTLVIEAICTEMEWELANSEPDQPMHYILHDLVYYAPWVHQHLIFPIFTWLGVNEIRNLSVLSHCIHILQSADVDGNTVLKLAKSKIAHPAPKNQLAIWYALWVDREPESGIFAVEEWLSSLKKEEASLEAQLFITELMGTGRSFNSRPYSGNFRNVKDLKALYILMHRFIPAISDVQRAGTGVYSPGLRDNAQDGRNALFNLLSEIPGKETYVALKQLEKDHPDVEYRSWMRKRAYKRAEQDADIEPWSIQQIRDYGQSQISTPLTHRQLFELSVSRLNDLKLWIEQGNDSPYKTWQRVEGETEMRNLVAGWLNGQSLGRYTCAQENEMPNKQRPDIWVQNPNVSSPVPIELKLLDKSWTGPSLCERLRNQLAGDYLREETAGRGVMLLIWQGKSKALRWKIENRFVTLSDLKDSLKSYWDSVAHDFSGVVAIEVILIDLTVRDKKSTG is encoded by the coding sequence ATGAAGGACAAGTTTGTTCCGCTTGAAAGGCATTTTTCTTTAATTCGAAAGTCCGAATCCGACCAGGATGACCAAGAAGTGGGGTGGGTCGGGCTGGAGCCGAATCCTATTACTTGGGAGGACCTAAAGCAAGAATTCCGCTGTGTAATATTGGCCGAAGCTGGGGCTGGGAAAAGCTTCGAAATGGAAGCTCAAGCAAATTTGACAAAAAAACGGGGCCAGGTTGCATTTTTCATTCGAATAGAAGACATCGAGGATGACTTCGAAAATGCATTTGAAGTTGGGAGCGCGACGGCATTTGAGAGTTGGCTTGGCTCGAAAGAAGATGCATGGTTTTTTCTTGACTCCGTTGATGAGGCTCGATTGGAAGCGCCGCACAATTTCGAAAAGGCAATTAAGCGTTTTGCTAGGCGAATCAAGCCTGCGTATCAACGCGCACACATTTTCATCTCCAGTCGTCCCTATGCGTGGCGAGCACGTTCAGATAGAGAGTTACTGGAGCGATACATACCATATATAAAGCCAACAGTAGAGGAAGTAGAAAAAGATAGAATTCTCGAAAAAGTCGATGATGGTCAGAAAAATGAATCTCAGAGCGCATTGCAAGTCTATTTGCTTGATCCACTTGATGAAAGTGGAATTCGTCTTTTTGCTGAACATAGAGGAACACCAGAGATAGACAAACTGATCGCAGATCTGCAGCGTGCGAATCTAATAGCTATGGCAGCCCGACCATTTGATCTTGAAGGTATTCTGGCTAAATGGGCACTTGATCAAACACTCGATGGTAAGTATGGGTTAATACAACACAATATCGATTGTTGGTTGGATGAAATCGATCCGAATCGTGCGCTACGACAGCCAATCAATCGGGAGAAAGCAAGGCGTGGTGCACGTTTGCTTGCTGCTGCAGTGGTGCTGACTGGAGAGCCAGGTATTTGTGTTCCAGACTCGGTGCAACCAAACAAAGGCATTGACGCGAAAACTGTTTTAGGAGACTGGGAACCTACAGATGTTCAAGCATTGCTTGAACGAGGTATTTTCAACGATGCTCTTTACGGAATAGTGCGATTTCGACATCGAGAAGTGCGAGATTTGCTAGCTGCTGAATGGTTTTGTGAGCAACTAAAAACTGGTGGCTCGCGCAACACCATTGAATCTTGGTTTTTGCGTGAGCAGTATGGGCATTTAGTTGTTACGCCTCGTCTGCGACCAATATTGCCATGGCTGATCTTGCTCGACGGCGAGCTGCAAGAAAAAGTATTGAAAATGTCTCCTGAAATTGCTGTTGAAGGAGGTGATGCAGCATATCTTCCTGTTGCTGTAAGGAAATCTATCCTTACAGACATCGTAAATCGTATTGCTAATGGTGATGACGAGCGCTCGGTGCGTGACAATAGTGCTATCGCACGAATAGCTCAACCGGACCTGAGCAACGACGTCCTTCAACTCCTCTTAAAATATCGAAATTGTGATGACGCAATTTTCTTCTTAGGAAGACTGGTTTGGCAAGGTGAAATGAGGGAATGCGTGCCAACCCTGATCGGTATAGCAATCGACCACAAGCGGGGGATCTATGCTCGTGTTGCAGCGATACGTGCAATCATGACTTGTGGAGAAGATATTGACATAGATAATATGATGGTTGAGCTAAAAAGATCGGTCGATGCATTTCCTCGTCAGGTGCTTGCCGAGGTACTGAATAATGCGACTCCCCATATGAATTCCGTTAAATTTTTGATCGAAAAAATCGATAAAATGGAGCCATACAAGCGGTTTGAAAGCACAGGGTTGAGCCATGCTCTGCACGGCTTCATTGATCGTCTGACGGTTGATGATTCTATAGCTGGACCACAGCCTTTGGAAACGATAGTCAGTGGTTTGAATATATTTCTTTGTCAGACGCCTCATATCGGACGAGGAGAATCTCATGTTTCAAAGAAATTCCTATGGCTGCTTGGACCCGCAGTCCATGCTGTCGAACGGTTGGTTTCGATGCGATCTGAGTTCGCTCTATCTTCGGAAGCACTACGAATCATGTTGATGGTACCAGCTGCTCGATTTTGGCAGGTCGAAGCATTTGACGAATACAAAAGCAATCTTTATAAAGCTGTTCCTGATTGGAAGCGTCTGAATGATGCATTGTTTTGGCAAAGCATTGAAGAAGCACGTATAAGTAGGCTAGAAAAGAACAAATTTGAACGCCTGATCAATGTCTGCTCTGTTCAAATGTTGGGGCATTTCTGGAATTTCGGAATAGATCGGTTTTGGGATGTTTTGGGTTTTGTTGCAAACCGTGGCTTTTTGGATGATAAATTGGTTGCCCTGTCGCTTGCTCACAGAATTTATATGTTGGCCGAGGAGCCTGATGATTGGCTGCTCGAGCTTAAGCGAACAGTAGACGGATGCGCGAATCTAAGCGACTTTCTTGAGCAAATTTTGAGTCCAACAACACATCCAAGTATCTTGGAGTTTGAAGAACAGGAGGCGATACGAGAGGAAATAAGGAGAAATAAGAAGCAGGAGCTCGAGCTTTCCCGAAAAAAATGGGTCAAACGATTGAAAGCAGCTCCGGATATTGTGCGTCACCCGTTAACCATGAAAGAAGGAGCAATTAGCAAAGATCAATACTGCTTGTTGCGTGAGATCGACGACTCAACTATTAAAACTAGTCGTAGTGGTACGGCTAATTGGCGAGCCCTGATACCAGAGTTCGGTGAAGAGGTCGCACTAGCTTATCGAGATGCAGCGGTATCATTCTGGCGGAATTATACTCCCGGACTTGGATCTGACGGAGATAATATAAGGTCGGTTCCTTATGCGCTGACCTTTGCAATGTCTGGGCTTGAAATAGAGGCGAACGAGGACGATAGATTTCCAGCAAATTTGATTGAAGCTGATATTCGTCATGCGCTTCGATATATTGTTTGGGAGCTAAATGGCTTTCCACGATGGCTTGAGCATTTGCATCGGGCGGCTCCAACACTAGTAATTGAAGCAATTTGTACTGAAATGGAGTGGGAGTTAGCCAATTCTGAGCCAGACCAACCCATGCACTATATATTGCATGATTTGGTTTATTACGCTCCATGGGTGCATCAGCACCTAATCTTCCCAATATTCACATGGCTGGGAGTGAATGAAATTCGAAATCTGTCTGTTTTATCTCATTGTATCCATATACTGCAAAGTGCAGATGTCGACGGCAACACTGTTCTGAAATTGGCCAAATCAAAAATTGCGCATCCTGCACCAAAGAATCAGTTAGCAATTTGGTACGCGCTTTGGGTTGATCGTGAGCCAGAGAGTGGGATTTTCGCTGTTGAAGAATGGCTGTCAAGTCTAAAAAAGGAAGAGGCTTCTCTAGAAGCACAGTTATTTATAACGGAATTGATGGGTACGGGGCGGTCTTTCAATAGCAGACCATACAGCGGTAATTTCCGCAACGTAAAAGATCTCAAGGCGTTATACATACTTATGCATAGATTTATTCCAGCAATTAGTGACGTCCAACGTGCAGGTACAGGAGTTTACTCTCCCGGACTACGTGACAATGCACAAGATGGTAGAAATGCGCTTTTCAATCTTCTATCTGAAATTCCCGGAAAAGAGACTTATGTTGCTCTTAAGCAACTCGAGAAGGATCACCCGGACGTTGAATATCGATCTTGGATGAGAAAACGTGCCTACAAACGGGCAGAGCAGGATGCAGATATTGAGCCATGGTCAATTCAGCAGATACGGGATTATGGTCAGAGTCAGATAAGTACACCATTAACTCATAGACAACTTTTCGAACTCAGCGTAAGTCGTTTGAATGATCTGAAGTTATGGATCGAGCAGGGTAACGACAGTCCCTATAAAACTTGGCAAAGAGTGGAAGGGGAAACTGAGATGCGCAATCTTGTGGCCGGGTGGTTGAATGGCCAATCTTTAGGTCGTTATACCTGTGCTCAAGAAAATGAAATGCCGAATAAACAACGGCCCGATATTTGGGTGCAGAACCCAAACGTGTCTTCACCAGTCCCCATCGAGCTCAAGTTACTAGATAAGAGTTGGACTGGTCCGAGTCTTTGCGAACGATTACGCAATCAACTAGCAGGTGACTATCTGCGCGAAGAAACGGCGGGTCGCGGAGTCATGCTTTTGATTTGGCAAGGAAAGAGTAAAGCATTGCGCTGGAAGATTGAGAATCGATTTGTTACGTTATCAGATTTGAAAGATTCTCTTAAGTCTTATTGGGACTCTGTCGCTCATGATTTTTCTGGCGTTGTTGCGATTGAAGTCATCTTGATTGATCTTACAGTGAGAGATAAGAAGTCAACTGGTTGA
- a CDS encoding thermonuclease family protein: MHFQSMCLIQYAYRSIIAVVLLLCTPAYADFQGKVINVIDGDTIDVLVNLQAIRVRLADIDAPELGQPFSQRARRRLSGMILHQKVEIIETGTDRYGRTLGTVYAKSNDPGQIAQLTNINAVMVKGGTAWANRYKGELANPQMYVLENEARRQRRGLWSDPNAQEPWEWRRKSKNR, translated from the coding sequence ATGCACTTTCAATCAATGTGTCTCATTCAATACGCCTATCGCTCCATCATAGCCGTCGTACTACTTCTCTGCACGCCTGCCTATGCGGACTTTCAAGGCAAAGTGATAAACGTTATAGATGGCGACACGATCGACGTTCTGGTTAACCTCCAAGCGATTCGTGTGCGATTGGCCGATATTGACGCACCCGAACTTGGGCAACCTTTCAGCCAACGAGCGCGTCGACGCCTCTCTGGCATGATACTTCATCAAAAAGTTGAGATTATTGAAACTGGTACCGATCGATATGGCCGAACTCTTGGCACAGTCTATGCAAAGTCGAACGATCCTGGCCAAATCGCGCAGCTCACCAACATCAATGCTGTTATGGTGAAGGGCGGTACGGCATGGGCCAATAGGTATAAAGGCGAACTAGCAAATCCACAAATGTATGTGCTAGAAAATGAGGCACGGCGTCAACGACGTGGGCTATGGTCTGATCCAAATGCGCAAGAGCCGTGGGAATGGCGGCGCAAGTCAAAAAATCGCTAG
- a CDS encoding DUF5710 domain-containing protein: MARIELKVPFAEKDEAKRLGARWDSGRKVWYVPDGIDASAFSRWLPREPDITVRSGSYFIAQTTKICWRCSKSTSVFGFILPAGHESLEYDNEDEEPDTWYRHEEPTIVHYVDNLLPAIAARIKALTPHYRIDFSKTTKSSYWMNHCEHCGMKQGDFEMYCDPGGTFYPMDEDDASLILLHKFAEPFGCTGSRMYGDFPFEYMRGARL; this comes from the coding sequence ATGGCACGCATTGAGCTTAAGGTGCCCTTCGCCGAGAAGGATGAGGCCAAGCGGCTTGGTGCTCGCTGGGATAGTGGACGAAAGGTCTGGTATGTGCCAGACGGCATAGATGCGAGCGCTTTTAGCAGATGGTTGCCGCGTGAGCCGGACATCACCGTTCGGTCAGGTAGTTATTTCATTGCACAAACCACTAAGATTTGCTGGAGATGCAGCAAATCTACGAGCGTGTTTGGTTTCATACTGCCCGCCGGCCACGAATCGCTAGAATACGACAATGAGGATGAGGAGCCGGATACGTGGTATCGGCACGAGGAACCAACTATTGTTCACTACGTCGACAATCTTTTGCCAGCAATTGCCGCACGCATCAAAGCATTGACTCCGCACTACCGCATTGATTTCAGCAAAACCACGAAAAGCTCGTACTGGATGAACCACTGCGAGCATTGCGGCATGAAGCAGGGGGACTTCGAGATGTACTGCGACCCTGGGGGGACATTCTATCCGATGGATGAAGATGACGCTTCGCTGATTCTTTTGCATAAGTTTGCTGAGCCGTTTGGTTGCACTGGTAGTCGTATGTACGGCGATTTTCCCTTTGAATACATGCGGGGCGCCCGGTTATAG
- a CDS encoding JAB domain-containing protein produces the protein MNEAQPLYVRSPRGRYRLATDSQVLAAARIAAESLIACGSQFNAPGRVKAFFQAKLCGLGHECLAVVYLNAQLKVIKYIERSHGTLSQASEYPREIVKTALRLNAAGLIMSHNHPSGIAEPSATDLSLTRHLKQALDLIEVRLIDHIIVAGNTAISLAERAQI, from the coding sequence ATGAACGAAGCGCAACCGTTATATGTACGCAGCCCCAGGGGTCGCTATCGTTTGGCCACTGACTCGCAGGTTCTTGCTGCTGCTCGTATTGCAGCAGAAAGCCTGATTGCATGCGGATCGCAATTCAATGCGCCCGGTCGAGTCAAAGCATTCTTTCAGGCAAAGCTTTGCGGTCTGGGTCATGAGTGCTTGGCCGTCGTCTATTTGAACGCGCAGTTGAAGGTGATTAAGTATATCGAGCGCTCGCACGGCACATTGTCGCAAGCTAGCGAATATCCGCGCGAAATCGTGAAAACCGCCTTACGTTTGAATGCTGCGGGACTAATTATGTCGCACAACCACCCATCAGGTATAGCGGAGCCCAGCGCTACCGACCTTTCACTAACGCGTCATCTGAAACAGGCATTGGATTTGATTGAAGTACGTTTGATTGATCACATTATTGTTGCAGGCAACACCGCGATATCGCTAGCCGAACGCGCCCAGATATAA
- a CDS encoding type II toxin-antitoxin system RelE/ParE family toxin: MIEVIKSDVFDRWLNSLKDRQARARVQTRIRRLSLGNPGDVKPVGGGVSEMRIDYGPGYRLYYMQRGPVVVVLLCGGDKRTQSRDIAHAKVIATQWKE; encoded by the coding sequence ATGATCGAAGTTATTAAATCCGATGTTTTCGACCGCTGGCTTAACTCGCTGAAGGATCGCCAAGCACGGGCAAGGGTACAAACCCGCATTCGGCGGCTCAGCCTGGGTAATCCTGGCGATGTTAAGCCAGTCGGTGGGGGTGTTTCCGAGATGAGAATCGATTATGGCCCTGGGTATCGCCTATATTACATGCAGCGCGGTCCGGTGGTTGTGGTGTTGCTCTGTGGCGGCGACAAGCGTACTCAAAGCCGTGACATTGCCCACGCAAAGGTAATAGCCACACAATGGAAGGAGTAA
- a CDS encoding addiction module antidote protein, translating into MDVKFSRYDTADYLKSEEDIVAYLDAVMEDGEPGLIAAALGDVARARNLSQLARDVGMSRQGLDKALSGEGNPSLATVLKVAQALGLRLSWKVDNASHSTGV; encoded by the coding sequence ATGGACGTTAAATTTAGCCGCTACGACACGGCTGATTATCTCAAGAGCGAAGAAGATATCGTTGCCTACCTTGATGCCGTAATGGAAGACGGAGAACCCGGCCTAATTGCGGCTGCGCTTGGTGATGTCGCACGAGCCAGAAATTTGAGTCAACTTGCGCGTGATGTCGGTATGAGCCGTCAGGGGCTAGATAAGGCCCTTTCTGGCGAAGGCAATCCTAGCCTTGCGACAGTGTTAAAAGTTGCTCAGGCACTTGGTTTACGCTTGTCGTGGAAAGTGGATAATGCCAGCCATTCCACTGGCGTATAA
- a CDS encoding type II toxin-antitoxin system RelB/DinJ family antitoxin, with the protein MAAQTSMLHIRVDEKLKADATEKLANVGLSVSDAVRIFLTRVTKEGGLPAGLATDPEAHDKWFRAKVHEALTDNRPSVAHQQVMDEIQALIDRKRGVRH; encoded by the coding sequence ATGGCTGCGCAAACATCTATGTTGCACATCCGTGTAGATGAAAAATTGAAGGCCGATGCGACCGAAAAACTGGCCAATGTTGGTTTGTCCGTCTCGGATGCTGTGCGGATATTCCTCACCCGCGTAACCAAGGAGGGCGGGTTACCGGCGGGTTTGGCCACTGACCCAGAAGCGCATGACAAATGGTTCCGAGCCAAGGTGCATGAAGCCTTGACCGATAATCGGCCGAGCGTAGCACATCAGCAGGTCATGGACGAGATACAAGCTTTAATTGACAGGAAGCGCGGTGTCCGACATTGA
- a CDS encoding type II toxin-antitoxin system RelE/ParE family toxin: MVAVGPGRSIGNCRLHFRRQSRRRAKLEDEIEIKVAKLPAHPRLYRVGRIEGTREIVVRTNYVVVYMENPFTLRILRVLHAAQQWPPAEE, from the coding sequence ATGGTTGCAGTTGGCCCGGGACGATCTATTGGCAATTGTCGATTACATTTCAGACGACAGTCCCGCCGCCGCGCAAAGCTAGAAGACGAAATTGAGATCAAGGTAGCGAAGCTGCCGGCGCATCCGAGGCTATACCGGGTTGGACGGATAGAGGGCACGCGGGAAATAGTCGTCCGGACGAATTACGTTGTCGTGTACATGGAAAACCCCTTTACCTTACGTATCTTACGGGTGCTGCACGCAGCGCAGCAATGGCCGCCGGCTGAGGAGTAG
- a CDS encoding ABC transporter ATP-binding protein produces the protein MIQKKLDFRSHAFRSVLSFTLSHWRKQPLRVTVIAGLVLLSAVADVLTPLYAGRLIDAVASNVHSTDIAWDAAIFAFWVLTALGLSGTLCRELTFLGITALTLKMMSEIASDAFHRVQRFSTDWHANSFAGSTVRKITRGMWAIDLLNDTLLVALLPSIVMLVGSTLLLSIQWPVMGLVVGLGSVIYIGVTIFLSLAYVAPAASLANTWDTRMGGALADAISCNSVVKAFGAETREEDRLRRVIDKWRRRTRRTWIRGTINGGVQGFLLVVLQTAILGVALYLWGRNEASVGDIAFALTMFFMLQGYLRDVGMHIRNLQRAVNDMEELVGLEAQAIGVDDREQSMPIIIRDGQIRFENVSFRYGDHVTPLFAHFSMTIAAGERIGLVGQSGSGKSTFVKLIQRLYDLNQGRICIDGQDIAHATQASLRNQIAIVQQEPILFHRSLAENIAYARPDASQAEIEMAARLASAHDFIVSLPKGYATLVGERGVKLSGGERQRIAIARAFLADCPILILDEATASLDSESEVLIQQAMERLMVGRTTIVIAHRLSTVRTLDRLLVLEKGRVIEEGRHEALIRLEGGLYRRLFERQALELTKGFREQTPPRASAAEVS, from the coding sequence ATGATTCAGAAAAAACTTGATTTTCGTAGCCACGCTTTTCGAAGCGTATTGTCTTTTACCCTTTCTCATTGGCGCAAGCAGCCCTTGCGGGTCACAGTCATCGCAGGCCTGGTGTTGCTGTCTGCCGTTGCGGATGTGCTCACGCCATTGTATGCGGGGCGGCTGATTGATGCGGTTGCCTCAAATGTGCACAGCACCGATATTGCCTGGGATGCCGCTATTTTTGCCTTCTGGGTGCTGACTGCACTGGGCCTGAGCGGTACCCTGTGCCGGGAACTGACGTTCCTGGGCATTACAGCACTCACTCTGAAAATGATGAGTGAAATTGCTTCCGATGCATTCCACCGGGTGCAGCGTTTTTCCACGGATTGGCACGCCAATAGTTTTGCCGGGTCTACTGTCAGAAAAATTACCCGAGGCATGTGGGCGATAGATCTGTTGAACGATACCTTGCTGGTGGCATTACTGCCTTCCATAGTCATGCTGGTGGGGTCAACCTTGCTGCTGAGCATCCAGTGGCCCGTCATGGGTCTGGTCGTCGGACTCGGTTCGGTCATCTATATTGGCGTGACTATTTTTCTATCGCTGGCTTACGTTGCGCCTGCTGCGAGTCTGGCCAATACCTGGGACACCAGGATGGGTGGGGCACTGGCCGATGCGATCAGTTGTAATTCGGTGGTCAAGGCATTTGGTGCCGAGACCAGAGAGGAAGACCGGCTCAGGCGTGTCATAGACAAATGGCGCCGTCGCACGCGTCGCACCTGGATCCGTGGCACGATCAACGGCGGGGTGCAGGGCTTTCTGCTGGTTGTTCTGCAGACGGCGATACTTGGCGTGGCATTATATTTATGGGGCAGGAACGAGGCCAGTGTCGGCGATATTGCATTTGCACTTACGATGTTTTTCATGTTGCAGGGGTATTTGCGTGACGTTGGCATGCACATCCGTAATCTGCAACGGGCTGTAAACGACATGGAAGAGCTGGTCGGGCTGGAAGCCCAGGCAATAGGTGTGGATGACCGTGAGCAATCAATGCCGATCATTATCCGTGACGGCCAGATCCGTTTCGAAAACGTCTCGTTCCGTTATGGCGATCATGTGACGCCGCTGTTTGCCCATTTTTCGATGACGATTGCGGCGGGCGAACGGATCGGGCTGGTAGGACAATCGGGCTCGGGTAAATCAACCTTCGTGAAACTGATTCAACGGCTGTACGATCTGAATCAGGGGCGGATTTGTATTGACGGTCAGGACATCGCACATGCGACCCAGGCTTCGCTGCGCAACCAGATCGCCATCGTGCAGCAGGAACCCATTCTGTTTCATCGATCGCTGGCGGAAAATATTGCCTATGCGCGACCCGATGCCAGTCAGGCCGAGATAGAGATGGCAGCACGGCTGGCCAGCGCTCATGATTTTATCGTCTCTTTGCCAAAAGGGTATGCAACGCTGGTTGGCGAGCGAGGGGTCAAGCTGTCCGGCGGTGAACGTCAGCGTATCGCCATTGCCCGGGCCTTTCTGGCTGATTGTCCGATCCTGATCCTGGACGAGGCAACCGCCAGTCTGGACAGCGAAAGCGAAGTGCTTATCCAGCAGGCCATGGAACGTCTGATGGTTGGTCGTACCACAATTGTCATCGCCCACCGCTTATCCACGGTTCGGACGCTGGATCGATTGCTGGTGCTGGAAAAGGGCAGGGTTATCGAAGAGGGCAGACACGAAGCACTGATCCGGCTTGAGGGCGGTTTGTACCGGCGGTTGTTCGAGCGACAGGCGCTGGAGCTGACCAAAGGGTTTCGTGAGCAGACGCCGCCACGTGCGTCGGCGGCCGAAGTCAGTTGA
- a CDS encoding dihydrodipicolinate synthase family protein, with translation MSNRIKGVLSPVVTPFAEDSTVDLARFTTQCKWLQANQIGLAFLGTNSEANSISPDERIAMIDAVIDAGLDPSGMMPGTGSCDLPTTVRLTRHAVDRGCAGVLMLPPFYYKGVSDEGLYRYFSEVIQQVGDERLNIYLYHIPPVAQVSITLPLIERLLKSYPSVVAGVKDSSGDWNNTQAMLTHFAPEGFDVFAGSETFLLRTLRGGGAGCISATANVNAPAIHALYKSWQEPDADSQQQALDKIRQIFQQYPMIPALKSAIAHWSTTSSWTRVRPPLVELDSQQHQGLIQQLEAAGFSITGLET, from the coding sequence ATGTCCAATCGAATTAAAGGTGTACTCTCTCCCGTTGTCACTCCGTTTGCCGAAGACTCGACGGTTGATCTTGCGCGATTTACCACCCAGTGCAAATGGCTGCAAGCGAATCAGATCGGCCTGGCGTTTCTGGGCACCAACTCTGAAGCAAACTCGATCTCGCCCGATGAGCGGATCGCCATGATCGATGCGGTTATTGATGCCGGGCTGGATCCCAGTGGAATGATGCCCGGCACCGGCAGCTGCGATCTTCCCACGACTGTGCGCCTGACCCGGCATGCAGTTGATCGCGGCTGCGCAGGCGTACTGATGTTGCCACCGTTCTACTACAAAGGCGTATCTGATGAGGGCCTGTACCGATACTTCTCTGAGGTGATTCAGCAGGTGGGCGATGAGCGGCTGAATATCTACCTGTACCATATTCCCCCTGTCGCCCAGGTGAGCATCACCCTGCCCCTGATCGAGCGGCTGCTGAAGTCTTATCCATCGGTTGTCGCAGGCGTTAAAGACTCTTCAGGCGACTGGAACAATACCCAGGCTATGCTGACCCATTTCGCACCGGAGGGTTTTGACGTCTTTGCCGGCAGTGAAACCTTTCTGCTGCGCACGCTACGCGGCGGTGGTGCCGGATGTATCAGCGCCACAGCCAACGTGAACGCCCCAGCGATACACGCCTTATATAAAAGCTGGCAGGAACCGGACGCAGACAGCCAGCAACAGGCGCTGGACAAAATACGCCAGATTTTCCAGCAGTATCCGATGATACCTGCACTCAAATCAGCCATTGCCCATTGGAGTACGACTTCCTCATGGACTCGCGTGCGCCCACCACTGGTTGAATTGGACTCGCAACAGCATCAGGGCCTGATCCAGCAACTGGAAGCAGCCGGTTTCAGTATCACCGGCCTGGAAACATAA